A single window of Aphidius gifuensis isolate YNYX2018 linkage group LG1, ASM1490517v1, whole genome shotgun sequence DNA harbors:
- the LOC122861149 gene encoding chymotrypsin-1-like, translating into MKQFLVLIVLIIIKSVFSKQPSKIINGVVAYDGRHPYQVSIRKNNEHICSGSILDPFHVLTAAQCLRNNEGKLFYDLSNFTVSSGTNNIATTIPVTHPVYKAYIPKTFSTADVYINDIAVLRLSRGIPVDRYRQSIKLPEVDVPENASVILSGWGVLNDTETLTIFDQPTYLRTLITTVINNEDCENYHHRKIYPQHLCTLKDRGYGFCTGDAGNPLVYENTIVGIASWVVSCARGMPDVYTRVYQFVPWIKAILKMSDQKLNFFLQ; encoded by the exons atgaaGCAATTTTTGGTgcttattgttttaataataattaaaa GTGTCTTTTCTAAGCAaccttcaaaaataataaatggtgTAGTTGCTTATGACGGACGTCATCCTTATCAAGTATCTATACGTAAAAACAATGAACATATTTGTAGTGGAAGTATACTAGATCCATTTCATGTTCTTACTGCTGCACAATGTTTAAGAAATAATGaaggaaaattattttatgatttgtcaaattttaCTGTTTCATCTGGTACCAACAATATTGCAACAACTATTCCAGTTACTCATCCGGTGTATAAAGCGTATATTCCAAAAACTTTTAGTACAGCAGATGTGTACATAAATGATATAGCTGTACTTCgg ctttCTAGAGGAATTCCAGTAGACAGATATCgacaatcaattaaattacctGAAGTTGATGTTCCTGAAAATGCAAGTGTTATTTTAAGTGGATGGGGAGTTTTAAATGATACGGAAACTTTGACTATTTTTGATCAACCTACTTATTTAAGAACTCTGATAACAAcagttattaataatgaagactgtgaaaattatcatcatcgaaAAATTTATCCTCAACATCTTTGTACATTAAAAGATCGTGGATATGGATTTTGTACT ggTGATGCTGGGAATCCTCTTGTTTatgaaaatacaattgttgGTATTGCTTCATGGGTTGTAAGCTGTGCCAGAGGCATGCCAGATGTTTACACAcg aGTTTACCAGTTTGTTCCTTGGATTAaagcaatattaaaaatgtccgaccaaaaattaaatttctttttgcaataa
- the LOC122847875 gene encoding chymotrypsin-1-like, with translation MIVQLWLIFILAISSTWADSDDTSTDSTLTYDTPINDVSTDDTSTDFSQTNTTITKKIVNGKWANIGEFPYMVSIRSGGSHSCGGSILDSTHILTAAHCITDDGPGKWSIINLKNLQILTGTILAYPLFPSLYRVKHAYVHENYDQHNVYANDIAILTLEKPISFNAYQKPIPLPEVDVPAGAKVTLSGWGSLSYPAGALNQPAFMRKLETEVISNTLCRSVVHKDIVSQQLCTFKQSGYGACHGDSGGPFVYNNTVVSVISFVSNGCARGKPDVGGRLIKYTKYLV, from the exons ATGATTGTGCAATTGTGGCTTATTTTTATTCTGGCCATTTCCA gtacgTGGGCTGATAGTGATGATACATCAACTGATAGTACTTTAACGTATGATACTCCAATAAATGATGTGTCAACAGATGATACATCAACAGATTTTTCACAaacaaatacaacaataacgaaaaaaattgtaaatggtAAATGGGCTAATATTGGTGAATTTCCATACATGGTAAGTATTAGAAGCGGTGGTAGTCATTCATGTGGTGGATCAATTCTTGATTCAACTCACATATTAACAGCTGCTCACTGCATCACAGATGATGGTCCTGGAAAATGGtcaatcataaatttaaaaaacttacaaATTTTGACGGGAACAATTCTAGCTTATCCTTTATTTCCAAGTCTCTATCGAGTTAAACATGCTTatgtacatgaaaattatgatcAACATAATGTATATGCCAATGACATTGCTATCTTGACC ttggaAAAACCAATATCTTTTAATGCATATCAAAAACCAATTCCATTACCAGAAGTTGATGTGCCTGCAGGAGCAAAAGTAACACTCAGTGGATGGGGAAGTTTAAGTTATCcag ctgGAGCTTTGAATCAGCCAGCATTCATGAGAAAATTGGAGACTGAAGTTATAAGTAATACTCTTTGTCGAAGTGTTGTTCACAAGGACATTGTATCACAACAACTTTGTACATTTAAACAATCAGGATATGGAGCATgtcat ggtgACAGTGGAGGtccttttgtttataacaatacaGTCGTTTCAGTAATTTCATTTGTATCAAATGGGTGTGCACGAGGAAAACCTGATGTTGGTGGAAGA CTGATTAAATATACGAAATATCttgtgtaa